From the genome of Glycine max cultivar Williams 82 chromosome 2, Glycine_max_v4.0, whole genome shotgun sequence, one region includes:
- the EIF5A gene encoding eukaryotic translation initiation factor 5A isoform X1, translating into MSDEEHHFESKADAGASKTFPQQAGTIRKNGYIVIKNRPCKVVEVSTSKTGKHGHAKCHFVAIDIFTGKKLEDIVPSSHNCDVCMRVLFGFGFVLFIRPLMLIMWLQQVPHVNRIDYQLIDISEDGFVSLLTETGGTKDDLRLPTDENLLSQIKDGFAEGKDLVVSVMSSMGEEQICALKDIGPK; encoded by the exons ATGTCAGACGAGGAGCACCACTTCGAGTCAAAGGCTGATGCTGGAGCATCAAAGACATTTCCCCAGCAAGCTGGAACCATCCGCAAAAACGGTTACATTGTCATCAAGAACAGGCCATGCAAG GTTGTGGAGGTTTCAACTTCCAAAACTGGCAAGCATGGACACGCAAAGTGTCACTTTGTTGCAATTGACATCTTCACTGGGAAAAAGCTTGAGGATATTGTCCCATCTTCCCATAACTGTGATGTATGTATGAGAGTGCTTTTTGgatttggttttgttctttttattaggCCACTTATGCTTATTATGTGGTTACAACAGGTTCCCCATGTTAATCGCATTGACTACCAGCTCATTGACATCTCAGAGGATGGATTT GTGAGTCTGCTGACTGAGACTGGTGGTACTAAGGATGACCTTAGGCTTCCAACCGATGAAAATCTGCTTTCGCAG ATCAAGGATGGATTTGCTGAGGGCAAAGATCTGGTTGTGTCTGTTATGTCTTCCATGGGGGAGGAGCAGATTTGTGCCCTTAAGGACATTGGCCCCAAGTAA
- the EIF5A gene encoding eukaryotic translation initiation factor 5A yields MSDEEHHFESKADAGASKTFPQQAGTIRKNGYIVIKNRPCKVVEVSTSKTGKHGHAKCHFVAIDIFTGKKLEDIVPSSHNCDVPHVNRIDYQLIDISEDGFVSLLTETGGTKDDLRLPTDENLLSQIKDGFAEGKDLVVSVMSSMGEEQICALKDIGPK; encoded by the exons ATGTCAGACGAGGAGCACCACTTCGAGTCAAAGGCTGATGCTGGAGCATCAAAGACATTTCCCCAGCAAGCTGGAACCATCCGCAAAAACGGTTACATTGTCATCAAGAACAGGCCATGCAAG GTTGTGGAGGTTTCAACTTCCAAAACTGGCAAGCATGGACACGCAAAGTGTCACTTTGTTGCAATTGACATCTTCACTGGGAAAAAGCTTGAGGATATTGTCCCATCTTCCCATAACTGTGAT GTTCCCCATGTTAATCGCATTGACTACCAGCTCATTGACATCTCAGAGGATGGATTT GTGAGTCTGCTGACTGAGACTGGTGGTACTAAGGATGACCTTAGGCTTCCAACCGATGAAAATCTGCTTTCGCAG ATCAAGGATGGATTTGCTGAGGGCAAAGATCTGGTTGTGTCTGTTATGTCTTCCATGGGGGAGGAGCAGATTTGTGCCCTTAAGGACATTGGCCCCAAGTAA
- the LOC112997601 gene encoding mitotic checkpoint protein BUB3.3 isoform X2, translating into MKGNWSELELEKEFGDAISRTRFAPHSNNLLISSWDSNLRLYDVDASLLRLQAPSQAPLLDCCFQDDAVAFAAASDGLIRRYDLHSGLVDTVGRHDDMAMFIGYSNETCQLVTSGFDKKLLLWDMHTKKTSLCLRSLDAEVDSMSVSGFNVTIAIGASMHVYDLRYFDQPVESKEAFNGTHLRCVSSIPDAEGFAVGSVDGRVSLQISYPSGSDEIRYIFRCHPKSKDGRHYLVSVNDIAFSPLVSGAFATGDNEGYVTIWDAGSRRRLVELPRYPNSVASLSYNHTGQLLAVASSHTYQEAKEIFVYIVGDTSGGTGEEKNRCNSFLIL; encoded by the exons atgaaggGAAATTGGTCGGAATTGGAGTTGGAGAAGGAATTCGGAGACGCCATTTCCCGAACCCGTTTCGCGCCCCACTCCAACAACCTTCTCATCTCTTCTTGGGACTCC AATCTTCGCCTCTACGACGTCGACGCCTCCCTCCTCAGACTCCAAGCTCCCTCGCAAGCTCCTCTTCTCGATTGCTGCTTCCAGGACGACGCCGTCGCTTTCGCCGCCGCCTCTGATGGACTAATCCGAAG GTATGACTTGCATTCAGGACTTGTTGATACAGTGGGTAGGCACGATGACATGGCAATGTTTATTGGATATTCCAATGAAACAT GTCAGTTGGTCACATCCGGATTTGACAAGAAGTTACTGTTATGGGACATGCATACGAAGAAGACTTCTTTATGTTTGAGAAGTCTAGATGCAGAGGTAGACTCCATGTCTGTCTCTGGGTTTAATGTTACCATAGCCATTGGAGCATCAATGCATGTTTATGATTTACGTTACTTTGACCAACCAGTTGAGTCAAAAGAGGCATTCAATGGAACACACTTAAGATGTGTCAGTTCAATTCCAGATGCAGAAG GATTTGCAGTTGGGTCTGTAGATGGACGAGTATCACTGCAGATTTCCTATCCATCCGGTTCAGATGAAATTAG ATATATATTCCGGTGTCATCCAAAATCAAAGGATGGAAGGCATTATTTGGTATCAGTGAATGACATTGCATTCAGTCCACT TGTATCCGGTGCTTTTGCCACTGGTGATAATGAAGGTTATGTTACCATATGGGATGCTGGAAGTAGGAGAAGACTAGTTGAG TTGCCCAGATACCCAAATAGTGTTGCATCCTTATCATACAACCACACGGGACAGCTTCTGGCAGTTGCATCAAGCCATACTtaccaagaagcaaaggaaat ATTTGTGTACATCGTCGGAGACACAAGTGGAGGCACcggtgaagaaaaaaatagatgcaatagttttttaattctttaa
- the LOC112997601 gene encoding mitotic checkpoint protein BUB3.3 isoform X1 encodes MKGNWSELELEKEFGDAISRTRFAPHSNNLLISSWDSNLRLYDVDASLLRLQAPSQAPLLDCCFQDDAVAFAAASDGLIRRYDLHSGLVDTVGRHDDMAMFIGYSNETCQLVTSGFDKKLLLWDMHTKKTSLCLRSLDAEVDSMSVSGFNVTIAIGASMHVYDLRYFDQPVESKEAFNGTHLRCVSSIPDAEGFAVGSVDGRVSLQISYPSGSDEIRYIFRCHPKSKDGRHYLVSVNDIAFSPLVSGAFATGDNEGYVTIWDAGSRRRLVELPRYPNSVASLSYNHTGQLLAVASSHTYQEAKEIEKPPRIFIHRVDSIDIGSISASKRS; translated from the exons atgaaggGAAATTGGTCGGAATTGGAGTTGGAGAAGGAATTCGGAGACGCCATTTCCCGAACCCGTTTCGCGCCCCACTCCAACAACCTTCTCATCTCTTCTTGGGACTCC AATCTTCGCCTCTACGACGTCGACGCCTCCCTCCTCAGACTCCAAGCTCCCTCGCAAGCTCCTCTTCTCGATTGCTGCTTCCAGGACGACGCCGTCGCTTTCGCCGCCGCCTCTGATGGACTAATCCGAAG GTATGACTTGCATTCAGGACTTGTTGATACAGTGGGTAGGCACGATGACATGGCAATGTTTATTGGATATTCCAATGAAACAT GTCAGTTGGTCACATCCGGATTTGACAAGAAGTTACTGTTATGGGACATGCATACGAAGAAGACTTCTTTATGTTTGAGAAGTCTAGATGCAGAGGTAGACTCCATGTCTGTCTCTGGGTTTAATGTTACCATAGCCATTGGAGCATCAATGCATGTTTATGATTTACGTTACTTTGACCAACCAGTTGAGTCAAAAGAGGCATTCAATGGAACACACTTAAGATGTGTCAGTTCAATTCCAGATGCAGAAG GATTTGCAGTTGGGTCTGTAGATGGACGAGTATCACTGCAGATTTCCTATCCATCCGGTTCAGATGAAATTAG ATATATATTCCGGTGTCATCCAAAATCAAAGGATGGAAGGCATTATTTGGTATCAGTGAATGACATTGCATTCAGTCCACT TGTATCCGGTGCTTTTGCCACTGGTGATAATGAAGGTTATGTTACCATATGGGATGCTGGAAGTAGGAGAAGACTAGTTGAG TTGCCCAGATACCCAAATAGTGTTGCATCCTTATCATACAACCACACGGGACAGCTTCTGGCAGTTGCATCAAGCCATACTtaccaagaagcaaaggaaat AGAAAAACCACCTCGTATATTCATCCATAGAGTGGACAGCATTGATATTGGATCAATTTCTGCTAGTAAGAGAAGTTAA
- the LOC732562 gene encoding plastid division regulator MinE, with protein MAISGDLRVSATLPLYRSHSPPLRTSSQSSPKVDFHRFLNRACSISEFTPKCPYLTIVRCNMRGYCKPVAAVLGGPKFTSNSVSQETENFLLDAVKMNFFERLNLAWKIIFPSATSRKNSNARIAKQRLKMILFSDRCEVSDEAKRKIVSNVVRALSDFVEIESQDKVQLSVSADTDLGTIYSVTVPVRRVKPEYQEMDEFGTITNVEYKDTGETSGSVDVTFDFYVPDERS; from the exons ATGGCGATTTCCGGCGATCTCAGAGTCTCAGCAACACTTCCTCTGTATCGCTCCCACTCGCCTCCACTCCGAACCTCTTCTCAGTCTTCCCCAAAG GTAGACTTTCATCGTTTCTTGAACAGAGCTTGTAGCATCTCTGAATTCACTCCAAAATGCCCTTACCTGACAATTGTACGATGCAATATGCGTGGGTATTGCAAGCCAGTTGCTGCGGTCCTTGGAGGTCCTAAATTTACATCAAATTCAGTTAGCCAAGAAACCGAGAACTTTCTCCTTGATGCTGTTAAAATGAACTTCTTTGAGCGGTTAAATTTGGCTTGGAAGATAATTTTCCCATCGGCAACATCTAGAAAAAACTCCAATGCTAGGATTGCTAAGCAACGCTTGAAGATGATTCTGTTCTCTGATCGGTGTGAAGTAAGTGATGAGGCAAAGCGAAAAATTGTTAGCAATGTTGTGCGTGCTCTATCAGATTTTGTGGAAATAGAATCACAGGATAAAGTTCAGCTGAGTGTCTCTGCTGATACAGATCTTGGAACTATTTACTCTGTCACAGTGCCTGTACGGCGGGTTAAACCAGAATATCAAGAAATGGATGAATTTGGGACAATAACAAATGTTGAGTATAAGGACACCGGAGAGACTTCTGGTTCTGTTGATGTTACATTTGATTTCTATGTTCCAGACGAAAGGTCTTGA
- the LOC732562 gene encoding plastid division regulator MinE isoform X1 translates to MRGYCKPVAAVLGGPKFTSNSVSQETENFLLDAVKMNFFERLNLAWKIIFPSATSRKNSNARIAKQRLKMILFSDRCEVSDEAKRKIVSNVVRALSDFVEIESQDKVQLSVSADTDLGTIYSVTVPVRRVKPEYQEMDEFGTITNVEYKDTGETSGSVDVTFDFYVPDERS, encoded by the coding sequence ATGCGTGGGTATTGCAAGCCAGTTGCTGCGGTCCTTGGAGGTCCTAAATTTACATCAAATTCAGTTAGCCAAGAAACCGAGAACTTTCTCCTTGATGCTGTTAAAATGAACTTCTTTGAGCGGTTAAATTTGGCTTGGAAGATAATTTTCCCATCGGCAACATCTAGAAAAAACTCCAATGCTAGGATTGCTAAGCAACGCTTGAAGATGATTCTGTTCTCTGATCGGTGTGAAGTAAGTGATGAGGCAAAGCGAAAAATTGTTAGCAATGTTGTGCGTGCTCTATCAGATTTTGTGGAAATAGAATCACAGGATAAAGTTCAGCTGAGTGTCTCTGCTGATACAGATCTTGGAACTATTTACTCTGTCACAGTGCCTGTACGGCGGGTTAAACCAGAATATCAAGAAATGGATGAATTTGGGACAATAACAAATGTTGAGTATAAGGACACCGGAGAGACTTCTGGTTCTGTTGATGTTACATTTGATTTCTATGTTCCAGACGAAAGGTCTTGA
- the LOC102664542 gene encoding uncharacterized protein, producing the protein MSYPIGYAANPHGNKLIYNELAYDKDILAAEFNKCYHSLTDIDDAKLGEPNDGYDEITIPDEFLIKDFQDPIQAIVEATYPDLLQNYSNGNFLQKRVVLASTKDVIDKINDYVLSLIPSEEKEYCSADSVDKSYELLSPAFGVLTPEFLNSLKTSGIPNHKLKIKVGTPIILLRNLDQADGLCNGTRLIVTRLGSNVVEAEIITGPNICHRTYIPRMNLSPSDSP; encoded by the exons ATGTCATACCCAATAGGATATGCTGCCAACCCACACGGAAATAAGCTTATCTACAATGAACTGGCTTATGACAAGGACATTTTGGCTGCTGAATTTAACAAATGCTATCATTCATTAACAG ACATAGACGATGCTAAACTTGGAGAACCTAACGATGGTTATGACGAAATCACCATCCCAGATGAGTTTCTTATCAAGGACTTTCAAGATCCTATCCAGGCAATTGTTGAAGCAACATATCCAGACTTATTACAGAACTATAGCAATGGAAATTTCTTGCAAAAAAGAGTTGTTCTAGCCTCTACGAAAGATGTTATTGACAAAATAAATGACTATGTCCTATCTTTGATTCCTAGTGAGGAGAAAGAGTATTGTAGTGCTGATAGTGTTGATAAATCTTATGAACTACTCAGTCCTGCTTTCGGAGTACTAACACCTGAATTTCTAAACTCATTGAAAACATCAGGAATACCTAATCACAAGCTCAAAATCAAGGTTGGTACTCCCATCATACTACTACGAAATTTGGACCAAGCTGATGGGTTATGCAATGGAACTAGACTTATTGTTACAAGGCTTGGTTCAAATGTGGTTGAAGCAGAGATTATTACTGGACCCAATATATGTCATAGGACATACATACCAAGAATGAATTTGTCTCCTTCTGATTCTCCATGA
- the LOC100792982 gene encoding protein RETARDED ROOT GROWTH, mitochondrial, protein MGGRWRTLSSFYNRITTSFSYSSKPHFPSFNRSISLAAAATSEIPDPDQFGFVDPELDPCVKIPVKAYFLSTSINLKGIQADNHRNVVPPSSRSSSNYVALRFCDFNLDSNGHGFHMKASNCRYMVVYQYGSAVLFNIEDHEVESYLELVKRHASGLLQDMRKDDYAIKEKPLQVEDMQGGPDYIVLKSLDTDGIRIIGSVLGQSIALDYFVSQVDGLVEEFAGINRGMEKTGTFTMDKKKLLQLVGKANSNLADVILKVGLFERSEIAWRDAKYAQIYEYLRDEYEVAQRFGNLDFKLKFVEHNIHFLQEVLQNRKSDFLEWCIIGLLTIENVLSLYEILGATNTVS, encoded by the exons ATGGGCGGAAGATGGAGAACCCTCTCTTCGTTCTATAACCGCATAACcacttctttttcttattcttccAAACCCCATTTTCCCTCCTTCAACCGCTCCATCTCTCTCGCCGCCGCCGCAACTTCTGAAATACCCGACCCGGATCAATTCGGGTTCGTAGACCCGGAACTCGATCCCTGCGTCAAAATCCCAGTCAAAGCTTATTTCCTCTCCACCAG TATAAATTTGAAGGGCATTCAGGCTGATAATCACAGAAACGTTGTTCCTCCATCTTCCCGCTCATCTTCAAACTATGTTGCTCTCCGCTTCTGTGACTTCAATTTGGACTCCAAT GGACATGGGTTTCACATGAAAGCAAGCAACTGTCGTTACATGGTTGTATATCAGTATGGGTCAGCTGTTTTGTTTAATATTGAGGATCATGAAGTGGAAAGTTACCTGGAATTAGTTAAGAGGCATGCATCTGGTTTACTTCAAGATATGAGGAAAGATG ATTATGCAATAAAGGAGAAGCCACTGCAAGTTGAGGACATGCAAGGAGGTCCAGACTACATAGTTCTGAAATCGTTGGATACTGATGGTATCCGTATAATTGGAAGTGTATTGGGACAAAGCATAGCTCTGGATTATTTTGTCTCACAG GTTGATGGTTTAGTTGAAGAGTTTGCTGGCATAAACCGCGGAATGGAGAAAACTGGAACCTTCACTATGGATAAGAAGAAGCTACTTCAGCTAGTTGGGAAGGCTAACTCAAATTTGGCCGATGTGATTCTTAAAGTTGGTCTCTTTGAGAG ATCAGAAATTGCTTGGAGGGATGCAAAGTATGCTCAAATATATGAGTATCTTCGGGATGAGTATGAAGTTGCCCAACGCTTTGGAAACCTGgatttcaaattgaaatttgttGAG CACAATATTCATTTCCTACAAGAAGTTCTCCAGAACAGGAAATCAGATTTCTTGGAATGGTGCATTATTGGTCTATTGactattgaaaatgttctatcCTTATATGAGATACTTGGAGCTACAAATACAGTTTCTTAG
- the LOC100527511 gene encoding uncharacterized protein LOC100527511 produces the protein MERALTKVSSLKVGLGSSWISKKAKEEFSNISEDISSFSNTVEEKAKWIFNKLKGKPQKSLPDLLRDYNLPPGLFPQNIICYEFDETKGKLIVYLPSACEVSFKDSSVLRYATRVKGVLTRGKLSAIDGMKTKVLVWVKVTNVAVEGYKSDKLWFTAGVKKSRTKDAYDTPCGAVRVSEF, from the exons ATGGAGAGAGCTCTCACTAAAGTCAGCAGCTTGAAGGTGGGGTTGGGGAGTTCATGGATCTCCAAGAAGGCCAAGGAGGAGTTCTCTAACATCTCTGAAGACATCTCT AGTTTCTCAAATACCGTTGAAGAAAAGGCGAAATGGATCTTCAACAAATTAAAAG GTAAGCCACAGAAAAGCCTACCGGATCTCCTCCGAGATTACAATTTGCCACCAGGTCTATTTCCACAGAACATAATCTGTTATGAGTTTGATGAAACCAAGGGCAAGCTGATTGTCTACTTGCCATCAGCATGTGAGGTCAGCTTCAAGGACTCCTCTGTGCTGCGATACGCAACCCGAGTCAAAGGGGTTCTCACAAGGGGAAAGCTTTCGGCGATAGATGGAATGAAAACAAAGGTTCTTGTGTGGGTTAAGGTGACAAATGTGGCAGTTGAAGGTTACAAGTCTGATAAGTTGTGGTTTACTGCTGGTGTAAAGAAGTCAAGGACAAAGGATGCATACGATACACCTTGTGGTGCTGTCAGAGTATCAGAATTCTGA